The Tistrella mobilis genome window below encodes:
- a CDS encoding DUF1365 domain-containing protein: protein MRIEGGLGSAKVMHRRLRPRENAFVYPAFYVALPLDQIDRAGNALFGVDRLRPLALLTRDHGPRDGSPWRPWLQDILNRFDLGHLGTDDVLLMTHPRVFGHVFNPVSFWFVRDGDGRLRAVLAEVNNTFGDRHNYLVAHDDGRPIDAHDRIQARKVFHVSPFCAVEGHYVFRFRMEDKVISAAIDYHDAAGPLLLTAVTLTRRPLDLANAARLLASMPVMTLSVVARIHWQALRLWLRGTRFHRRPAPPMEETTR from the coding sequence ATGAGGATCGAAGGCGGGCTCGGATCGGCGAAGGTCATGCACCGGCGGCTACGGCCGCGGGAGAACGCCTTCGTCTATCCGGCTTTCTACGTCGCCCTGCCCCTGGACCAGATCGACCGGGCCGGCAACGCCCTGTTCGGCGTGGACCGTCTGCGCCCGCTCGCCCTGCTCACCCGCGATCACGGCCCCCGCGACGGCAGCCCCTGGCGGCCCTGGCTTCAGGACATTCTGAACCGGTTCGATCTGGGCCATCTGGGCACGGACGACGTGCTGCTGATGACCCATCCCCGGGTCTTCGGCCATGTCTTCAACCCGGTCAGCTTCTGGTTCGTCCGGGATGGCGACGGCCGTTTACGGGCGGTGCTGGCCGAGGTCAACAACACCTTCGGCGACCGGCACAATTATCTCGTGGCCCATGACGACGGCCGGCCGATCGACGCGCACGACCGGATCCAGGCCCGCAAGGTGTTCCACGTTTCACCTTTCTGCGCCGTCGAGGGCCATTACGTCTTCCGCTTCCGGATGGAAGACAAAGTGATCTCGGCGGCCATCGATTATCATGATGCGGCCGGCCCGCTGCTGCTGACCGCCGTCACCCTGACGCGCCGACCGCTGGATCTCGCCAATGCCGCCCGGCTGCTGGCCTCGATGCCGGTGATGACGCTGTCGGTGGTGGCGCGGATCCACTGGCAGGCGCTCAGGCTCTGGCTGCGCGGCACCAGATTTCACCGCCGCCCGGCCCCACCGATGGAGGAGACGACCCGATGA
- a CDS encoding NAD(P)/FAD-dependent oxidoreductase, which produces MYGLNEIEQAGGTAERLRPVAVIGAGGAGLAAAWALARSGRPVVLMEREPRAGGHINTIDVGPALGSPHPVPVDTGFIVYNERNYPNLVRLFDALGTTTAASDMSFSVSLAGGAYEYRGSAAGLFAARRNLIDMGHWRMLRDMHRFNRQAPALAVDGTESLGRFLDRNGFSTDFARRYLLPMGAAIWSAPIATLLDFPAESFVRFFRNHALLDYRGRPVWRTVAGGTRSYADQILAHPLITLETSAGVEAVIRSPAGPMVKCRGRMAETYSAVILATHADEALALLDRPDAAERRVLGAFGYQPNRAVLHRDPRLMPRRRRAWASWNYLGHADGSGTEQLAVSYWMNRLQPLATGTDIFVTLNPPVEPREVIADITYAHPVFDAAAIAAQPALAGIQGDGGVWFAGAHFGFGFHEDACASGLAAAVMAGADLPWPELLGEATMRRLPALSALPARIEASSHRWALAAE; this is translated from the coding sequence ATGTACGGTCTGAACGAGATCGAGCAGGCGGGCGGGACCGCCGAACGCCTCCGGCCGGTGGCGGTGATCGGCGCCGGCGGAGCCGGGCTCGCCGCCGCCTGGGCGCTGGCCCGCTCCGGCCGTCCGGTCGTCCTGATGGAGCGCGAGCCCCGCGCCGGCGGCCATATCAACACCATCGATGTCGGCCCGGCGCTGGGCAGCCCCCATCCGGTGCCGGTCGATACCGGCTTCATCGTCTATAACGAGCGCAACTATCCGAACCTGGTCCGGCTGTTCGACGCCCTCGGCACCACCACCGCGGCCAGCGACATGTCGTTCTCGGTCAGCCTCGCGGGTGGCGCCTATGAATATCGCGGCAGTGCCGCCGGTCTGTTCGCCGCCCGCCGCAACCTGATCGACATGGGCCATTGGCGGATGCTGCGCGACATGCACCGCTTCAACCGTCAGGCCCCGGCTCTGGCCGTCGACGGCACCGAAAGCCTGGGGCGGTTCCTGGACCGCAACGGTTTCTCGACCGATTTCGCCCGCCGCTATCTGCTGCCGATGGGCGCGGCGATCTGGTCGGCGCCGATCGCGACCCTGCTGGACTTTCCCGCCGAAAGCTTCGTGCGCTTCTTCCGCAACCATGCCCTGCTCGACTATCGCGGCCGGCCGGTCTGGCGCACGGTCGCCGGCGGCACGCGCAGCTATGCCGATCAGATCCTGGCCCATCCTCTCATCACGCTCGAAACCTCGGCCGGTGTGGAAGCGGTGATCCGCAGCCCTGCGGGGCCGATGGTGAAATGCCGCGGCCGCATGGCCGAGACCTACTCGGCCGTCATCCTCGCCACCCATGCCGACGAGGCGCTGGCCCTGCTCGACCGGCCGGATGCTGCCGAGCGTCGGGTTCTGGGGGCCTTCGGCTATCAGCCCAACCGCGCGGTGCTGCACCGTGACCCCCGGCTGATGCCCCGCCGGCGCCGGGCCTGGGCGTCCTGGAACTATCTGGGGCATGCCGACGGCAGCGGCACCGAACAGCTGGCGGTCAGCTACTGGATGAACCGCCTGCAGCCGCTTGCAACCGGCACCGACATCTTCGTGACCCTGAACCCCCCGGTGGAGCCGCGCGAGGTGATCGCCGACATCACCTATGCCCATCCGGTGTTCGATGCCGCCGCCATCGCGGCCCAGCCGGCCCTGGCCGGGATCCAGGGGGATGGCGGGGTCTGGTTCGCCGGGGCGCATTTCGGCTTCGGCTTCCACGAGGATGCCTGTGCCAGCGGCCTTGCGGCGGCGGTGATGGCCGGTGCCGATCTGCCCTGGCCGGAACTGCTGGGCGAGGCGACCATGCGCCGCCTGCCGGCCCTGAGCGCCCTGCCCGCGCGGATCGAGGCGTCGAGCCACCGCTGGGCCCTGGCTGCGGAATGA
- a CDS encoding deoxyribodipyrimidine photo-lyase, with protein MTDRPLIVWFRQDLRIADNPALHRGARSGNRLVCVYVHEDDDPAHDDVPAPRPLGGAARWWLHGSLAALDGDLRAIGGRLLLLKGPAAREIPALARRIGAGAVLVNRVYDPEGAARDRAIAGRLKADGVHMAGHNALLLHEPWTIATKTGGPYQVFTPFWRAAREAGEIPPPLPAPDRLDLVEDAPEGVPLASLNLLPRTGWAGGIAASWTPGSAGARDRLARFLDKALTGYKPDRDLPAGETTSRLSPHLRFGEIGPRTVWHAVHHAIEAHGLTGPARASAETFLTELGWREFSYHLLHHFPHLPARDLKDQLAGFPWREDAAALDAWQRGRTGYPIVDAGMRQLWHTGWMHNRVRMVVASFLVKHLMIWWKPGEAWFWDTLVDADPASNTASWQWSAGTGADAAPYFRIFNPVLQGERFDGEGAYVRRWVPEIAKLPDRYLHKPWTAPASVLVAAGIKPGHTYPAPIVDHDQARERALAGYAQTRKE; from the coding sequence ATGACCGATCGTCCCCTGATCGTCTGGTTCCGCCAGGATCTGCGCATCGCCGACAATCCGGCGCTTCATCGCGGCGCCCGGAGCGGTAACCGGCTGGTCTGCGTCTATGTCCATGAAGACGACGACCCGGCCCATGACGATGTGCCGGCGCCGCGCCCGCTCGGGGGGGCCGCCCGCTGGTGGCTGCACGGGTCACTGGCTGCACTCGATGGCGATCTGCGGGCGATCGGGGGGCGGCTGCTGCTGCTGAAAGGGCCGGCGGCGCGCGAGATCCCGGCGCTCGCCCGCCGGATCGGTGCCGGGGCCGTGCTGGTCAACCGGGTCTATGATCCCGAAGGTGCCGCCCGCGACCGGGCGATCGCCGGTCGCCTCAAGGCCGACGGCGTTCATATGGCCGGCCACAACGCCCTGCTGCTTCACGAACCCTGGACGATCGCGACGAAGACCGGCGGCCCCTATCAGGTCTTCACCCCCTTCTGGCGCGCAGCGCGCGAGGCGGGTGAAATCCCGCCGCCTCTGCCCGCACCCGACCGGCTGGACCTGGTTGAAGACGCGCCGGAAGGCGTGCCGCTCGCCTCTCTGAACCTGCTGCCGCGGACCGGCTGGGCGGGCGGCATCGCCGCCAGCTGGACACCCGGATCGGCCGGTGCCCGCGACCGTCTGGCCCGCTTCCTGGACAAGGCGCTCACCGGCTACAAGCCCGATCGCGACCTGCCGGCGGGAGAGACGACCTCGCGACTGTCGCCGCATCTGCGCTTCGGCGAGATCGGTCCGCGCACGGTCTGGCATGCGGTGCATCACGCCATCGAGGCGCACGGCCTTACCGGTCCGGCCCGGGCCTCGGCCGAAACCTTCCTCACCGAACTGGGCTGGCGCGAATTCAGCTATCACCTGCTGCATCATTTCCCGCACCTGCCGGCGCGCGATCTCAAGGACCAGCTGGCGGGCTTTCCCTGGCGCGAGGATGCGGCAGCCCTTGATGCCTGGCAGCGCGGCCGGACCGGCTATCCGATCGTCGATGCCGGCATGCGCCAGCTCTGGCACACGGGCTGGATGCACAACCGGGTGCGGATGGTGGTCGCCTCCTTCCTGGTCAAGCATCTGATGATCTGGTGGAAGCCGGGCGAGGCGTGGTTCTGGGACACGCTGGTCGATGCCGATCCGGCCAGCAACACCGCCAGCTGGCAATGGTCGGCCGGCACCGGCGCCGATGCCGCCCCCTATTTCCGGATCTTCAACCCGGTGCTTCAGGGCGAGCGGTTCGACGGCGAGGGCGCCTATGTCCGCCGCTGGGTGCCCGAGATTGCAAAACTGCCCGACCGCTATCTCCACAAACCCTGGACGGCCCCTGCCTCCGTCCTCGTCGCCGCCGGCATCAAACCCGGCCATACCTATCCCGCCCCGATCGTCGATCACGATCAGGCCCGTGAGCGTGCGCTCGCGGGTTATGCGCAGACCCGCAAGGAGTGA
- a CDS encoding DMT family transporter, with protein MASDTPRPATDTVVDASARRRAMAALVLTVTFWSFNFVVGRAVAGQVPPLTLSFLRWFFAFLLFSLIAWPHVLRDRAGLLRAWPKLLLMGLTSVAGYNTFVYLALERTTAINAVLLNATMPIAIAVMAALAGVDRLGRHQLAGIIVSFCGVAYIVAGGDPMALLHLQIGAGDLWILGATLSWGVYSVALRFKPAWLHPFSLLWANMLIGMLALLPLALTEVADGRLPVVSATTIAAVAYVAIFPSIIAYILWNGAVAKIGPNRAGLFMHLMPILTPIWSMLFLGERLGPHHLAGGIAILAGLVLTTRAPRAARR; from the coding sequence GTGGCATCGGATACCCCCCGCCCCGCGACCGACACCGTGGTCGACGCCTCCGCCCGCCGTCGCGCCATGGCGGCGCTGGTGCTGACCGTGACCTTCTGGTCGTTCAATTTCGTGGTCGGCCGGGCGGTGGCCGGGCAGGTGCCGCCGCTCACGCTCTCTTTCCTGCGCTGGTTCTTCGCCTTCCTGCTGTTCAGCCTGATCGCCTGGCCGCATGTGCTGCGCGATCGCGCGGGCCTGCTTCGCGCCTGGCCCAAGCTGCTGCTGATGGGGCTGACCTCGGTTGCCGGCTACAACACCTTCGTCTATCTGGCGCTGGAACGGACCACCGCCATCAATGCGGTGCTGCTGAACGCCACCATGCCGATCGCGATCGCGGTGATGGCGGCACTGGCCGGCGTCGACCGGCTGGGCCGCCATCAGCTGGCGGGGATCATCGTCTCGTTCTGCGGCGTGGCCTATATCGTGGCGGGTGGCGACCCCATGGCCCTGCTGCATCTGCAGATCGGTGCGGGTGATCTCTGGATCCTGGGGGCCACGCTTTCCTGGGGTGTCTATTCGGTGGCGCTGCGCTTCAAGCCGGCCTGGCTGCACCCCTTCTCGCTGCTCTGGGCCAATATGCTGATCGGCATGCTCGCCCTTCTGCCGCTGGCGCTGACCGAGGTGGCCGACGGCCGGCTGCCGGTCGTCTCGGCCACCACCATCGCGGCGGTCGCCTATGTCGCGATCTTCCCCTCGATCATCGCCTATATTCTCTGGAACGGCGCGGTGGCGAAGATCGGCCCGAACCGGGCGGGTCTGTTCATGCATCTGATGCCGATCCTGACGCCGATCTGGAGCATGCTGTTCCTGGGCGAAAGGCTGGGGCCCCATCATCTGGCCGGCGGCATCGCAATCCTCGCCGGGCTGGTGCTCACCACCCGGGCGCCCCGGGCCGCCCGCCGCTGA
- a CDS encoding RSP_7527 family protein, with product MAATKIAQIPSQDEIDALIREARQMRARAFARSIDNLIARIGRLFGGHQGTNGGLAAR from the coding sequence ATGGCCGCCACCAAGATTGCCCAGATCCCCTCTCAGGACGAAATCGACGCGCTGATCCGCGAAGCCCGCCAGATGCGCGCCCGCGCCTTCGCCCGGTCGATCGACAACCTCATTGCCCGCATCGGCCGCCTGTTCGGCGGCCACCAGGGCACCAATGGCGGTCTCGCCGCCCGCTGA
- a CDS encoding ABC transporter ATP-binding protein/permease, producing MSRGMRRGGGLPADLPPAPVERPQFAAARDLLPYLWPRGRTDMKMRVVLALLALVGAKAAMLTVPLFYKQAVDALGTGAGTAATAVTVPVMLIVAYGVARLAGQALGDVRDAVFARVAQNATRAAGLDVFRHLHRLSLRFHLERRTGALARAIERGVQGIQFLLSTVLFSIVPTLIELCLVAVVLWRLYDWRFAAVTLATVGIYVAFTIRVSELRVVHRRVMNERDQEAGGRAMDSLLNYETVKYFGAETREAERYDRALAAYETAAVRAQLSLSGLNVGQGLIIASGLVAIMLLAASGIADGSMTIGDFVAVNAYLIQLYVPLNVLGFVYRQLRQSLTDMETMFSLAAVAPEVADRPDAPPLRVTGGEIRFEDVVFGYDPRRPILKGLSFTARAGSTVAIVGPSGAGKSTVSRLMFRFFDPGSGRILVDGQEIGAVAQESLRAAIGMVPQDPVLFNDTLGYNVAYGRPEARPDEIRAVLDRAALGPLLASLPDGLETRVGERGLKLSGGEKQRVAIARALLKDPPILIFDEATSALDTRTEAAIRDGLALAGRGRTMLVIAHRLSTIVDADLIVVMEDGRAVEQGRHDELVAAGGLYARLWAQQSAEPETAGAGSSKEAGSSKEAGTSEEAAS from the coding sequence ATGAGCCGTGGCATGCGCCGCGGCGGGGGTCTGCCCGCCGATCTGCCGCCGGCACCGGTAGAACGACCGCAATTCGCCGCCGCCCGCGACCTGCTGCCCTATCTCTGGCCGCGCGGCCGCACCGACATGAAGATGCGCGTGGTGCTCGCCCTGCTGGCGCTGGTCGGCGCCAAGGCGGCGATGCTGACCGTGCCGCTGTTCTACAAACAGGCGGTCGATGCGCTGGGCACCGGGGCCGGCACGGCCGCAACCGCGGTCACCGTGCCGGTGATGCTGATCGTGGCCTATGGCGTGGCGCGTCTGGCCGGCCAGGCGCTGGGCGATGTCCGCGATGCGGTTTTCGCCCGCGTCGCGCAGAACGCGACCCGCGCCGCCGGGCTCGACGTTTTCCGCCATCTTCACCGCCTGAGCCTGCGCTTTCATCTGGAACGGCGCACCGGGGCGCTGGCCCGCGCCATCGAACGCGGTGTTCAGGGTATCCAGTTCCTGCTCTCCACCGTGCTGTTCAGCATCGTGCCGACGCTGATCGAACTCTGCCTGGTCGCGGTGGTGCTCTGGCGGCTCTATGACTGGCGATTCGCGGCGGTGACGCTCGCCACCGTCGGCATCTATGTCGCCTTCACCATCCGGGTCTCGGAACTGCGAGTCGTCCATCGCCGGGTGATGAACGAACGCGACCAGGAAGCCGGCGGCCGGGCGATGGACAGCCTGCTCAACTACGAGACGGTGAAGTATTTCGGGGCCGAAACCCGCGAGGCCGAGCGCTACGACCGAGCGCTCGCCGCCTATGAAACCGCGGCGGTGCGCGCCCAGCTCTCGCTCTCGGGTCTCAATGTCGGCCAGGGGCTGATCATCGCCTCCGGCCTGGTCGCGATCATGCTTCTGGCGGCCAGCGGCATCGCCGACGGCAGCATGACCATCGGCGACTTCGTGGCGGTCAACGCCTATCTGATCCAGCTTTACGTGCCGCTCAACGTGCTGGGTTTCGTCTACAGGCAGCTGCGCCAGTCGCTGACCGATATGGAAACCATGTTCTCGCTGGCGGCGGTGGCGCCAGAGGTCGCCGATCGCCCGGACGCCCCGCCGCTTCGGGTCACCGGTGGCGAGATCCGGTTCGAAGACGTCGTCTTCGGCTATGATCCGCGCCGGCCGATCCTGAAAGGGTTGAGCTTCACCGCCCGCGCCGGCAGCACCGTCGCCATCGTCGGGCCCTCGGGCGCCGGCAAGTCGACCGTCTCGCGGCTGATGTTCCGCTTCTTCGACCCCGGTTCCGGCCGGATCCTGGTCGACGGGCAGGAGATCGGGGCGGTCGCCCAGGAAAGCCTGCGCGCCGCGATCGGCATGGTTCCGCAGGATCCCGTGCTGTTCAACGACACCCTCGGCTACAACGTCGCCTATGGCCGCCCCGAGGCCAGGCCCGACGAGATCCGCGCCGTGCTCGACCGCGCGGCGCTGGGCCCTCTGCTCGCCAGCCTGCCCGACGGGCTGGAGACGCGGGTGGGTGAACGCGGGCTCAAACTTTCGGGCGGAGAGAAGCAGCGGGTGGCGATCGCCCGCGCGCTGCTCAAGGATCCGCCGATCCTGATCTTCGACGAGGCGACCTCCGCCCTCGACACCCGCACCGAAGCCGCCATCCGCGACGGGCTGGCGCTGGCCGGACGCGGCCGCACCATGCTGGTCATCGCCCACCGCCTGTCGACCATCGTCGATGCCGATCTGATCGTGGTGATGGAAGACGGCCGGGCGGTCGAACAGGGCCGGCACGACGAGCTGGTCGCCGCAGGCGGGCTTTATGCCCGGCTCTGGGCGCAGCAGAGTGCCGAGCCCGAGACGGCCGGGGCAGGATCGTCGAAAGAGGCAGGGTCGTCGAAAGAAGCAGGCACATCCGAAGAGGCGGCATCATGA
- a CDS encoding molybdopterin-dependent oxidoreductase: MSDRSIEPDPAGAHPTRWLMTHYGPYQAGLDAAGRPQLAPDPADPAPTPLGLALAEVDHRLRIRRPAARSTWLAAVEAGRDPEGSGRGAAPFVELPWDEALDLAAAELARIHRDHGPTAIYGGSYGWGSAGWFHRARAQLHRLLAAAGGFTMGVGTYSHGAAERMIPHVLGLDFAAAGAAAPDWDEIATATDILVSFGGIPLRNTQLDWGGIPGHRVGAALARALDRGLDMVTVAPIADDAAAAGRADWVRIRPGTDVALILALLHALITDGLIDRPALDRLTHGWPVLEAHILGRDGTAPKTPAWAAGITGIPDAAITALARRLAGRRALIAMAWGVQRHQNGEMAVWAAHALAAALGQIGLPGGGVGIGYGAGGGFGLPQTGRRPGLIGALPNPQGMEVPVSRFADILLAPGATIHHDGRRITAPDIRLVWWAGGNPFHHHQDLNRLIRAWAVPRTIIVQDMVWTQTARRADLVLPATGPLERADIAGGLQGPTIIAADALVPPVGEARDDHAILAAIADRLGCRAAFDDGLDAEAWLARLWDRARNGAPNLPDLADLPDLAGLRALGRIDPAPLPDAARQRAGRLAHFRADPEAGKLPTPSGRIELASEAIAAMGLPAHPCWQPPAEWAGSDLTARFPLHLLSPQPATRLHGQLDHAAHSLAAKHDGRERVMLHPDDAAARGIAEGDCVMIWNDRGACLAAALLSTDIMPGVAALPTGAWYDPSPTLKDAAGRPVCRHGNPNLLTRDAGSSPIAQAPAAQTCLVQIRRLDPATAAAERPSPHEGPMFADRDTLTTTSPHAGPAA, translated from the coding sequence ATGAGTGATCGTTCCATCGAACCGGACCCCGCCGGTGCACACCCGACCCGCTGGCTGATGACCCATTACGGGCCCTATCAGGCCGGCCTGGACGCGGCCGGCCGGCCGCAGCTTGCGCCCGATCCCGCGGATCCGGCGCCGACGCCGCTCGGCCTGGCGCTGGCAGAGGTCGATCACCGGCTGCGCATCCGCCGCCCCGCCGCCCGCAGCACCTGGCTTGCGGCGGTGGAAGCGGGCCGCGATCCGGAAGGGAGTGGGCGCGGCGCGGCGCCCTTCGTGGAACTGCCCTGGGACGAGGCGCTGGATCTGGCGGCTGCGGAACTCGCCCGCATCCATCGCGATCACGGGCCCACCGCCATCTATGGCGGCAGCTATGGCTGGGGCTCCGCCGGCTGGTTCCACCGTGCCCGGGCCCAGCTGCACCGGCTGCTGGCCGCCGCCGGCGGCTTCACCATGGGGGTCGGCACCTATTCCCACGGCGCGGCAGAGCGGATGATCCCGCATGTTCTGGGGCTGGATTTCGCCGCCGCCGGTGCCGCCGCCCCCGATTGGGACGAGATCGCGACCGCGACCGACATTCTGGTCAGCTTCGGCGGCATCCCGCTGCGCAACACCCAGCTCGACTGGGGCGGCATCCCGGGCCATCGGGTGGGCGCGGCACTCGCCCGCGCGCTCGATCGCGGGCTCGACATGGTGACCGTGGCGCCGATCGCCGATGATGCCGCCGCGGCCGGCCGTGCCGACTGGGTCCGGATCCGCCCCGGTACCGATGTGGCGCTGATCCTGGCCCTGCTCCATGCGCTGATCACCGACGGGCTGATCGATCGCCCGGCGCTCGACCGCCTCACCCATGGCTGGCCGGTGCTGGAAGCCCATATCCTGGGCCGCGACGGCACTGCGCCCAAAACCCCGGCCTGGGCCGCCGGCATCACCGGCATCCCGGATGCCGCCATCACCGCCCTTGCCAGAAGGCTCGCGGGCCGCCGGGCGCTGATCGCCATGGCCTGGGGCGTTCAGCGCCACCAGAACGGCGAGATGGCGGTCTGGGCCGCCCATGCCCTGGCGGCAGCCCTGGGCCAGATCGGCCTGCCCGGCGGTGGCGTCGGCATCGGCTATGGCGCCGGCGGCGGCTTCGGCCTGCCCCAGACCGGCCGTCGCCCCGGGCTGATCGGGGCGCTGCCCAACCCTCAGGGCATGGAGGTGCCGGTCTCGCGCTTCGCCGACATCCTGCTCGCCCCCGGCGCCACCATCCATCACGACGGCCGCCGGATCACCGCCCCCGATATCCGGCTGGTCTGGTGGGCGGGCGGCAACCCCTTCCACCATCACCAGGATCTGAACCGGCTGATCCGGGCCTGGGCGGTGCCGCGGACCATCATCGTGCAGGACATGGTCTGGACCCAGACGGCGCGCCGCGCCGATCTGGTCCTGCCCGCCACCGGGCCGCTGGAACGCGCCGATATCGCGGGCGGCCTGCAGGGCCCCACGATCATCGCCGCCGATGCGCTGGTGCCGCCGGTGGGCGAGGCCCGTGACGATCATGCCATTCTGGCCGCGATCGCCGACCGGCTGGGCTGCCGGGCCGCTTTCGACGACGGGCTCGACGCCGAAGCCTGGCTCGCGCGGCTCTGGGATCGCGCCCGCAATGGCGCCCCCAACCTGCCCGATCTGGCCGACCTGCCCGATCTGGCCGGGCTGCGCGCCCTGGGGCGGATCGACCCCGCGCCCCTGCCCGATGCAGCCCGACAGCGCGCCGGAAGGCTCGCCCACTTCCGTGCCGACCCCGAGGCCGGGAAGCTGCCGACACCCTCGGGGCGCATCGAACTGGCGTCAGAGGCGATCGCAGCCATGGGGCTTCCGGCCCATCCCTGCTGGCAGCCGCCGGCGGAATGGGCGGGCAGCGACCTCACCGCCCGTTTCCCCCTGCATCTGCTCTCGCCCCAGCCGGCGACGCGGCTGCATGGCCAGCTCGATCACGCCGCCCACTCGCTTGCGGCCAAGCATGACGGGCGCGAGCGGGTGATGCTGCATCCCGACGATGCCGCCGCCCGCGGCATTGCCGAGGGCGACTGCGTGATGATCTGGAATGATCGCGGCGCCTGCCTTGCCGCCGCCCTCCTGTCCACCGACATCATGCCCGGTGTCGCGGCCCTGCCGACCGGTGCCTGGTATGATCCCTCCCCCACCCTGAAGGATGCCGCCGGCCGGCCGGTCTGCCGCCACGGCAATCCCAACCTGCTGACCCGCGATGCCGGCTCTTCGCCGATCGCCCAGGCGCCGGCCGCCCAGACCTGTCTGGTGCAGATCCGGCGCCTCGATCCCGCCACCGCCGCCGCGGAACGCCCCAGCCCCCATGAAGGCCCGATGTTCGCAGATCGAGACACCCTGACGACCACCAGCCCCCACGCCGGACCCGCGGCATGA
- a CDS encoding DegQ family serine endoprotease, with translation MTEQLPQPAAIRPRDFAARRHTNRLRRYGAGLMAGVALALPLAAVGGTVVAPTPASAASLPESFAPLAEKVMPAVVNISTTQEIQQPSGPEQMLPFDLPENSPFRRFFEPFMQGQQPTHPQVVNALGSGFIIDPSGYVVTNNHVIDGATEIKVTLEDKSQYTATLVGRDPLTDLALLKIEAGHDLPAVQFGDSDAARVGDWVLAVGNPFGLGGTVTAGIVSARNRDINAGPYDDFLQIDAAINRGNSGGPVFDESGRVIGINTAIYSPNGGSVGIGFSIPANIATKVIAQLKESGSISRGWLGVEIQPLTPEIAEALGMDKPEGALIARVLPGSPAGDAGLERGDVVVQIDGQPVKDARDLTRKVGDLQPGDRVGLTVRRQGDQKDIRIRLGERPQDLAANQQGDHADPGAGVAVDALGVRLAPIDDGLRQRLGIDDGVKGVAVVDILPPKGDDKRPRPGPGPELRPGDVIEQVAGTAVDRPSQVTALIDEARARKRDHILLLVARGNESRFVAVQIK, from the coding sequence ATGACCGAACAGCTTCCCCAGCCGGCCGCGATCCGCCCCCGCGACTTCGCAGCCCGCCGCCACACCAACCGTCTGCGCCGCTATGGCGCCGGGCTGATGGCCGGCGTGGCACTTGCCCTGCCGCTGGCCGCCGTCGGCGGCACGGTGGTTGCGCCGACCCCCGCCAGCGCCGCCTCGCTGCCCGAAAGCTTCGCTCCGCTGGCCGAGAAGGTGATGCCGGCGGTGGTCAACATCTCCACCACCCAGGAAATCCAGCAGCCGAGCGGGCCCGAGCAGATGCTGCCCTTCGACCTGCCCGAGAACTCCCCCTTCCGCCGCTTCTTCGAGCCCTTCATGCAGGGCCAGCAGCCGACCCACCCCCAGGTCGTCAATGCGCTGGGATCGGGCTTCATCATCGATCCCTCGGGCTATGTCGTGACCAACAACCACGTCATCGACGGTGCCACCGAGATCAAGGTCACGCTGGAGGACAAGAGCCAGTACACCGCCACGCTGGTGGGCCGCGACCCGCTGACCGACCTTGCCCTGCTGAAGATCGAGGCCGGCCACGACCTGCCGGCGGTTCAGTTCGGCGACAGCGACGCCGCCCGCGTGGGCGACTGGGTGCTGGCGGTCGGCAATCCGTTCGGCCTGGGTGGCACGGTGACCGCGGGCATCGTCTCTGCCCGCAACCGCGACATCAATGCCGGCCCCTATGACGACTTCCTGCAGATCGATGCCGCGATCAATCGCGGCAACAGCGGCGGCCCGGTCTTCGACGAAAGCGGCAGGGTGATCGGCATCAACACCGCCATTTACAGCCCGAATGGCGGGTCGGTGGGCATCGGCTTCTCGATCCCGGCCAATATCGCGACCAAGGTGATTGCACAGCTGAAGGAAAGCGGCAGCATCTCCCGCGGTTGGCTGGGCGTGGAAATCCAGCCGCTGACGCCCGAGATCGCCGAGGCGCTGGGCATGGACAAGCCGGAAGGCGCCCTGATCGCCCGGGTGCTGCCCGGCAGCCCGGCGGGCGATGCCGGGCTGGAACGCGGGGATGTGGTGGTGCAGATCGACGGCCAGCCGGTGAAGGATGCCCGTGACCTGACCCGCAAGGTGGGCGATCTGCAGCCGGGCGACCGGGTCGGCCTGACCGTCCGCCGCCAGGGCGACCAGAAGGATATCCGCATCCGTCTGGGCGAGCGCCCGCAGGATCTGGCGGCCAACCAGCAGGGCGATCATGCCGATCCGGGCGCCGGTGTCGCGGTGGATGCGCTGGGCGTGCGCCTGGCCCCGATCGATGACGGGCTGCGCCAGCGGCTGGGCATCGACGACGGCGTCAAGGGTGTGGCGGTGGTCGACATTCTGCCGCCCAAAGGCGACGACAAGCGGCCCCGCCCGGGTCCCGGCCCGGAACTGCGCCCCGGTGACGTGATCGAGCAGGTGGCGGGCACGGCGGTCGATCGCCCCTCTCAGGTGACGGCCCTGATCGACGAGGCCCGTGCCCGCAAGCGCGACCACATCCTGCTGCTGGTCGCCCGCGGCAATGAGAGCCGCTTCGTCGCGGTCCAGATCAAGTGA